A part of Haliotis asinina isolate JCU_RB_2024 chromosome 10, JCU_Hal_asi_v2, whole genome shotgun sequence genomic DNA contains:
- the LOC137298627 gene encoding uncharacterized protein, producing the protein MSGDSGDIAMLVLLELSAAFDTIDHAMLLSRLDNDYGLNDTVLEWCSSYLTDRKQFVQINKAMSRSEVLACGVAQGSVLGKTTTTLARSLILSRVDYCNSLLVGISGDQLNRLQRIQNRAARIITRTKLHSHISPALQSLHLLRIRSKGSNRDLTLIPMLDGRQSKMDTHHMSNTKYLIYRCAKSDLCGGWSNRLKGILMGFYISIATPRKVGIDITSLPCNLTSFLTPNSVPWNEARFEVIRDDRPAGVYNEMGKVSFISKSKTLNFTAWLKHDIAYFLANLDYVESLKVNRVHGKEFSWMENKTRDQVFATAYKTLFSLSASLKEALSRFLSRAKPRGSSKLVCAQIRLFKNPSNPNDNKNRRGATMQDVQKIWNFFRNFSDPSTYKIFATSDSETVMQQARKLFPSQIMESEGKVFHMELGTDRKSRCDGWKKVILDQHVLMSCDVLVLTFSGVAAYVRGTPKGLYCMVEHKLIKCSPSKLRPLFNVYG; encoded by the exons ATGTCTGGTGATTCTGGAGACATCGCCATGTTAGTCCTGTTAGAGCTATCAGCCGCTTTCGACACCATCGACCACGCAATGTTGCTGAGTCGTTTGGATAATGACTATGGCTTGAACGACACTGTCCTGGAGTGGTGTTCATCATACCTTACAGATAGGAAACAGTTTGTCCAAATAAATAAAGCTATGTCCCGTAGTGAAGTCCTGGCCTGTGGTGTCGCTCAAGGGTCCGTGCTAG GTAAAACCACAACCACTCTGGCTAGATCGCTCATACTTTCTCGTGTGGATTACTGTAACAGCTTACTCGTGGGAATATCAGGAGATCAGCTGAACAGACTGCAGAGGATACAGAACAGGGCTGCCCGTATCATAACCAGGACTAAGCTCCATTCTCACATCTCCCCAGCCCTACAGTCACTGCACTTGCTCAGGATCC GTTCAAAAGGTTCAAATCGAGACTTGACCTTGATCCCAATGTTGGATGGGAGACAATCCAAGATGGACACTCACCATATGTCAAACACTAAGTATCTTATATACAGGTGTGCTAAATCTGATCTCTGTGGTGGATGGTCCAATAGACTAAAGGGCATTTTAATGGGTTTCTACATCTCCATAGCAACTCCGAGAAAGGTTGGTATCGACATTACATCCCTACCGTGTAACCTGACGTCATTCCTAACACCGAATTCTGTTCCCTGGAATGAAGCCAGGTTTGAAGTAATAAGAGATGACAGGCCAGCAGGTGTGTACAATGAGATGGGCAAAGTCAGTTTCATTAGCAAATCGAAAACTCTGAATTTTACCGCCTGGTTGAAACATGACATTGCATATTTTCTTGCCAATTTGGATTATGTTGAATCCCTCAAGGTCAACAGAGTTCATGGGAAAGAATTCTCATGGATGGAAAATAAGACAAGGGACCAAGTCTTTGCCACAGCGTACAAGACTCTATTTTCTTTATCAGCATCTTTGAAAGAAGCCTTATCACGGTTTCTATCAAGAGCTAAACCAAGGGGATCATCGAAGCTCGTTTGTGCACAGATTCGACTTTTTAAAAATCCTTCAAAtccaaatgacaataaaaatcgTAGAGGAGCTACGATGCAAGATGTGCAAAAGATTTGGAACTTCTTTAGAAATTTTAGTGATCCGtcaacatacaaaatatttgcCACTTCCGACTCCGAAACTGTCATGCAACAAGCCCGGAAGTTATTCCCAAGCCAAATTATGGAAAGCGAAGGAAAAGTGTTTCATATGGAACTGGGCACTGATAGAAAATCACGGTGCGATGGATGGAAGAAGGTTATTCTGGATCAGCACGTGCTGATGTCGTGTGACGTTCTGGTGTTGACGTTTAGTGGGGTAGCCGCTTACGTCAGAGGGACGCCGAAAGGCCTTTACTGTATGGTCGAACATAAACTGATCAAGTGTTCACCCAGCAAACTCCGTCCGCTGTTCAATGTGTACGGATAA